The DNA sequence TCGAGTTCGACCCCGCGCCGGCGACGACGGGTATCGAGACCGCCTCGGCCACGGTCTCCACGACCGCGACGTGCTCGTCGTGGGTCATGGTCGCGCTCTCGCCGGTGGTGCCGACGGGAACCAGGCCGTCGACCCCCGCCTGTGCGAGCCGTCGGGCTTCGGCCCGTAGTCCGTCGAAATCGATGCTTTCGTCCGCCTCGAACGGCGTCGCCATCGCGGGAAAGACGCCGTCGAGGTCGATCTGGTGTGTCATGTGGTGGTGGAGTGGGGACTCTGAAGTCGATTCACGAGAACGGTGCGCAACGGGGCGCTACACCCGCCGCGAACCAGCCGGTTCGCGTTTCGATTTCGTCCCCGCCGCGGCCTCGAACTCGTCACACCCATCGCTCGCCGACCGGGTCTGTGAGGGTGTGACGCGTGGCATATCACGACCACGGCACCCGGAGGACTTAGGCGTTGTGACGGGTGCGATACCTGCCAGTGCCGCCCTACAGCCGTTCGAGCGCCGCGATGGATTCGAGCAGCGCACGACCGTTGTGGTAGGCGGCCTTGTAGACCGCGCCCTTCCGGCCGACGGGTTCGAGCTCGTCGGTCACGCCGGAGTGCCACTCGCCCACGTCGTGGTCGATGCCGTGCTCGTCGAGGAAGTCGTAGGTCTCGGTGAAGACGTCGAGATATCTCGACTCCCCGGTGTGTTCGTACATCCTGAGCGCGCTCGTCAGCCCCTCGGCCTGCACCCACCACGCCTTGACCCGGAAGCTCGCCGGCTCGTCGAAGCCACCGTAGAAGTAGAACCCTCCCTGTTCGTCGTCGTAGCCGTATTCGAGGGTGTACTCCCAGAGGGTCTCGTAGAGGTCCGTGTAGAGGTCCTTCGAGACCCCGAGCGCGTCGGCGGCGTCCATCGAGAGCCAGACGTTCTCGATGTCGTGACCGTACGAGACGACTCGGAGGTCCTCGCCGTCGAGTTTCGGCTCCCATCGAGGGGTGTACTTGTCCGAACACGCGCCTAACCGCTTTCGGACTACCGTGTTGGTGAGGATGTCGAGGAGTTCGTGCAGACATTCGCGTCCCCGATCGGTTTCGAAGACCTCGTAGTAGGTCGTGAACGCCTCCATCAGATGGAGGTGGGTGTTCATGAGTTTCAGGGAGGCGTCGAGCGCATCGTCGCCCGACTCCTTCGGCGACCAGTCGGGCTCGATGTTGTCGAGGTAGGTCCGTCCGTCGAGAATCGGCTCCCACTCGGGCGTGAAGTACTCGACGTAGCCGCCGTGAGCCTCGTCCTTGGCGTGCTCGTCGAGCAGGTCGACGAGTTCGTGGGCGTACTCGGCCGCGCGCTCGTCGCTGGTCGCGCGGTGGTACTCCGAGAGCGCGTAGAGGCCGAACGACTGGCCGTAAAGGTGTTTGTTTGGTTTCGAAGTCGTGCCGTCGCGTTCGACCTCCCAGACGAACCCGCCGTGCTCCTCGTCCCACATCTCGTCGAGCAGGAACTCGAGGCCGTGGTCGGCGATCCCCTCATATCGCTCGCCGTAGCCCTCGCGCGCGAGGCGTGCGGTGAACCAGACCATCCGGGCCTGGGTGACGACCTGTTTGTGGCCGTTGCCCGCGAACTCGCCCTCACTCTCGTAGCTCGTCAGGAAGCCACCCTGCTCGTCGATGCACCGGGGAAACCAGAAGTCGAGTACGTTCTCCCGCAACACCGCTTCGAGCTTCGGACGGTACTCCTCGGCGACGACGGCCGCGTCGGTCATGCCTTCAGAGACGGCGGTGGCTTCAATAGTCGTTCTGGTGAGAGTTCGACGCCCGGACCGCAGGCCATCACGACCGGCGACGACACGTAGTGCCTGCAAAACGCCTGTAGAGAGGCCTACCGCCTGTGGAACGAGTCATAGCGGTTCGGGCTACCGATGGCGTCGGGTTAGATCCAGACCGGACGATAAGTATAAAAATGTGGGAAAATAACCGGTGGCATCGTATCTATGACTAATAAACAAACACGTCGTCGGTTCCTCACGACGGCCGGGCTCGCGACCGGTGTCGGGCTCGCGGGCTGTACCCGAGGCGGCACGAGCTCCGGCGGCAACTCGTCGGGGAACTCGTCGACGACGTCCCCGTCGTCGGAACTCGACCCCGCGGCCTATCGGGACGCGAACATCGACTGGCGGGCCCACGAGGGGACCAGCATCAACCTCGGGGCCGTCCAGCACGACTGGGTGACGAACGTCAGACCCTACGTATCGGTCTTCGAGGAGCTGACGGGGATCGACGTCGTCTGGAGCATCCTCCCCGAACAGCAGTTCCGCACCAAACGCCTCACCGACGTGAGCACCGGTGCGGGCAACTTCGACCTGTTCTTCATGGACCAGGTCGTCAACCAGTTCGCCCGCGCGGGCTGGCTCGAGAACCTCGACCCGTACTTCGACAGCGACACCCTCTTCGACGAGGACTGGTACGGCACCCAGGACCTCCTCCAGGTCTGTCGACAGGCCGCCCACGGCGCGGGTCGCCAGCCCTACTGGACCGGCCTGCCGATCACCGTCGAGGTCCAGACGATGTTCTACCGGGAGGACCTCTACGACAAACACGGGCTCTCGGTGCCGAAGACCACCGACCAGTTCCTAAAGAACGCGAAGACGATCCACGCCAACGAGTCCGACACCGTCGGGGTCGTCAACCGTGGCCAGAAGGGCTACGGGATGAACATCTACACGATGGACCCGTGGATCCGGGAGTTCGGGGGGCAGCTCTGGGAGTCCTATCCCAACGACTCGGGGCTCGACACGGAGACGGCGATGAAGGCGGGTCGGTTCTACGTCGACACCCTCCAGCAGTACGGCTCGGCCTCGGCCGCCACGATGGAGTGGTCCCAGGTGGTCGCGACGATGCAACAGGGCGGGGCCGGCCACATCCTGAACGACGCCAACCTGTTCTGGGGGAGCCTCTCGGACCCGAGCTCCTCGCAGGTCGCCGACGACATCGCGATCGCGAAGATGCCGGTGCCGAAGGGACAGAACACCTCGTTCGTGCCGGGCGCGTTCGTCTGGCAGCTCTCGACCTCGCCGGTCGCCGCCAACCCCGAGGCCGCGTTCCTGTTCATGATCTGGGCGACCGCGAAGCCCACCCAGCGCGCGATGGCCATTCAGGGCTCGGCGTCGTTCCCGGTCCGACGGTCGGTCTGGGAGGCCGACCCGTACCGCCAGAAGTACGGCCAGAACTTCGCCGACGTCTCCCTCCAGTCGCTCCAGGAGGCGAAGATCGAGCCGTTCGACCCGCAGTATCCCGTCTGGGGGCAGAAGTACTCGATCCAGCTCCAGCAGGCCATCGCCGGCAACAAGTCGGTTCAGTCGGCCTTCGAGAAGGCCGCCCAGCAAGCCGAACTCACCGCGGGGAGCGGGTGATCCGATGAGCACGGACACCCGGTCGGTCGGCTCGGACCAGGGCGAGGGCGCGCTCGGCTCGCTCAAGGGCGTCTGGAACGACTACCTCCCGGTCTGGCTCGCGACCCCGATGGTGCTCGTGGTCCTCCTGATCACGATCTTCCCCGGGGTCTACGACCTCTATCTCAGCCTCGTCAACTACACCTACGTCAACCCGGACCGGTTGGGAACGTTCGCGGGGCTCCACAACTTCGCGGTGGTCTTCACCGACCCCACCGTCTGGCAGTCGGTGATGGTGACGACGGTCTTCGTCCTGAGCGCGCTCGTGCTCGAGACCGTGCTCGGGTTCGGGCTCGCCGCGCTCGTCAACGACGTCGCGAGCGGGCGGGCGAAGTCGTTCTACCGCGTGGCGTTCATCCTGCCGATGGCGGTCGCGCCCGTGAGCCTCGCGACGATCGGCCAGGTGATGCTCCAGCCCCAGCTCGGGATCGTCCCCTACCTGATCAACAGCTACACCCCGTTCGCCGCGCCCGCCTTCCTCACCGACGTCCCGCTGCTCACGGTGATCCTGATCGACACCTGGAACTGGACGCCGTTCATGTTCCTGATCTTCTACGCGGGCCTCTCGTCGGTGCCCGACGAACTGCTCGAGGCCGCCCGGATCGACGGCGCACCGATGTGGCGGCGCTACGTCCACGTCGTGATCCCCTACCTCAAACCCGTGCTGTTCGTGGCGATACTCATCCGACTGATCGACCTCTTTCGGTCGTTCGGGCTGGTCTACACCCTCACTCAGGGTGGACCGGGGAACGCGACGATGCTGATCGGGATCCAGATCTTCCAGACCGGCTTCACCTACGTCGACCTCGGGGCGGCGAGCGCGCTCGCGATCGTCTACCTCGTGGTCGTGTTGATCATCTGCAACGTCCTGATCCGCGTCGTCGGCTTCGGGGAGGTGCTCGACTGATGGCGACCAGCAGTTCGGACGGCGGGCTGAAGGAGGTCGGCCGCCACGCCGTCCTCGTCCTCTGGACGGTCGTCGCGCTGTTCCCGCTGGCGTGGATCACGTTCATGTCGCTGAAGCCGCCGGGCGAGGCGATCACCCTCCCCCCGGACTGGATCTTCCTGCCGACGGTCTACAACTACATCCAACTGGTGCAGGACGCGGCGTTCGTCCACGCCTACGCGAACAGTCTCATCAGCGTGAGCGCCTCCGTGGTGCTCGTGCTCCTAGTCGGGGTCCCGGGAGCCTACGTGCTCTCGCGCTACGACGTCCCGAAGAAGCCCGACGTCCTGATCTGGATCCTCTCCTCGCGGATGTTGCCGCCGGTCGCGGTCGTCATTCCGTTCTTCGTGATCTTCCGGACCTTCGACCTCTACGACACCCTGATCGGGTTGGTGTTCATGTACATCACCATCAACATCTCCGTCGTGGTCTGGGTGATGAAGTCCTTCTTCGATGGGATCCCCGAATCCCTCGAAGAGGCCGCGATGGTCGATGGTGCGACGCGCTCGCAGGCGTTCCGGAAGGTGGTGTTGCCCTCGGCGGTGCCGGGGATCATCTCGGTCGCCGTGATCAGCTTCATCTTCGCGTGGATCGAGCTCCTGTTCTCGCTGGTGCTCACCAACAACCAGGCGGTGACCGTCTCGTTGCAGGTCTACACCTTCATCGGGTCGCGAAACATCGAGTACAGCATGCTGGCGGCGGCCTCGATGGCGATGATCGTCCCAGTATTGATCTTCCTGATCGCGGCGAACCGGTACCTCGCCTCCGGGCTGAGCTTCGGGGTGGTGTTGAAGGAATGATCCTTCGACCCGCCCACGCAACGACGACCGACAACCGACAGACGGAGACCCACTAATGGCACGAATCGAACTCAACGGCATCACGAAGACGTTCGCGGAGGGAAGCGACGAGATCGTCGCGGTCGACGACGTCGACCTCACGATCGAGAACGACGAGTTCCTGATCATGGTCGGCCCCTCGGGGAGCGGGAAGTCGACGCTCCTCAGGATGATCGCGGGGCTCGAACGACAGACCGAGGGCGAGATCACGATCGACGGCGAGCCGATCGGCGACCTCGAACCCGGCGAGCGCAACATCGCGATGGTGTTCCAGAACTACGCGCTCTACCCGAACATGTCGGTCCGTGGGAACATGAGCTTCGGGCTGAAGATGTCGACCGACCTCTCGGACGACGAGATCGACGGCCGGGTCGAGGACGCCGCCCAAACCATGAACATCGGGCACATGCTCGACAGCGACCCCAGCCAGCTCTCCGGCGGGGAGAAACAGCGCGTGGCGATCGGGCGGGCGACCGTCCGCGACCCGAACGCCTTCCTGATGGACGAGCCGCTCTCGAACCTCGACGCGAAGCTCCGCGCGGAGATGCGCACCGAGATCAAGCGCCTCCAGCGCGAGCTCGGCGTCACGACGGTCTACGTCACCCACAACCAGACCGAGGCGATGACGATGGGCGACCGGCTCGCGATCCTCAACGACGGCAAGCTCCAGCAGGTCGGCACACCCCTGGAGTGCTTTTACCGCCCGGCGAACACGTTCGTCGCGGGGTTCGTCGGCAGCCCGTCGATGAACTTCTTCGAGGTCACGCTCGATGGCGACCGATTGACGGCCGACAGCATCTCCTACGACGTCGACCCCGACGCGACCGAGGGGATCGACGACGGGACGGAGCTGCTGTTCGGCGTCCGTCCGGAGGACATCGAGCTCCGCGAGGAGGCCGACTCGCCCGACGACTTCGAGTGCGTCGTGGACGTCGTCGAGCCGATGGGGAGCCGGAAGTACGTCTACTTCACCCGCCCGGAGGACGAGAACGGGAGCGACGAGACCTTCGTGGCCGAGGTCGACGGCCAGCTCCCGGTCGAGTCGAGCGAGACGTGGTTCGTCCACGTCCCGAAGGACACCTTCTACCTCTTCGATCGGGGCTCGGGCGAGGCGGTTCACCACCGTCGGCTGCTCGAACGCACCGAACGGGAACTCCTCTCGAAGATCGAGGGACGGAACGCCGAGACCGCCGACACCTGACCCGGTGGTTTTCGTCACCTGCTCGTGACGAAACGTTTTAGCGCTCAGTCGAGCGATTACCGGCATGTCGAACGTCCATCCGGCCCAGCGCGTCGCGGTGTTGGTCGACGCGCAGAACTTCTATCACACCACCCAGAGCGTCTACTCGCGCAACATCGACTACCGCGAACTCCTGGAGGAGGCCGTCGACGGTCGCCAACTCACCAGGGCGATCGCCTACGTCATCCGGGCGGACTCGCCGAAGGAGGAGAGCTTCTTCGAGGCGCTCGCGGAGATCGGCTTCGAGACCAAGATCAAGGACCTCAAGACCCACGCCGACGGGTCGAAGACCGCCGACTGGGACGTCGGGATGATCCTCGACGCCGTCACCCTCGCACCGCACATCGACACCGCCGTGATCTGCACCGGCGACGGCGACTTCTCCAGGCTCTGTTCGCACCTCCGCCACGAGGGCGTTCGGGTCGAGGGGATGGCCTTCGGCGAATCGACCTCCGAGGACATGGTCGACGCCGTGGACTCGTTCACCGACCTCTCCGAGCGCGTCGACCGGTTTTTGCTGTAGGTCGTCTACACGCCGCCGTCGGAGACGCCGAGGAGCAGGGTGCCGCCGGCCATCACGAGCGCCGCGACGAACGCGACGAGACCCGGGATCCAGTCGAACTCGGGGATGGCGTAGAGCAGTACGACGATCGAACTGACGAGGAGCATCCCGCCACCGGCCATGGTCTGTGTGCGTTGATCCATGGGGACCAGTGGCCGCCGCCGATATAAACAGCTTCGGAAGCCGTCGAGCGGGATGGCCGGGCTTTTGCCCGCCGCGCCCGAGGTTCGGCCGATGGACGAGGACGAGACCGCGCGACTCCGAACGATCGCCGACTACCAGTTCGGTGCAGGGGCGGGGGCGGCGCTGTTCCCCGATGCCGACCTCGCGGTGCGGCGGTCGGTGAGCGGCCGCCCACAGCAGGTGTTCGACGGCGAGCGACGGCTGGTTTCGTACAACACGGACGGGCGATTCACCCTCGGAGTCGCAGGCGGGCGGCGGCTCCTCGGGCTCGACGCGCCGACCGCGCGGGTCGTGGTGGGCGAGGAGAGCGACCCGTTCGTCAGGGACGGCAAGAACGCCTTCGCGAAGTTCGTACAAGAGGTGGACCCCGCGGTGCGGCCCAGTGACGAGGTCTGTATCGTGGACCCCGCCGACGACCTGCTCGGGGTCGGTCGGGCGCGACTCTCGGCCGACGCGATGGCGGATTTCGAGACCGGCGTCGCGGTGAAGACCCGCGACGGAAACGACGGCTGAGGCGGGTTTCGCGGTGCTGCGGCCGCCGGTGCGGTCGCGGCGGTTGCGGTGCGGTCGTGGTGTGGCGGTGCGGGGCGGCCGCCGCAGTGCGGTTACGGTGGTCGTGGCTGCGGTTCCTGGTGTCTCGGCGAGCGCCGAAGGCGCGAGCCGAGGCTCAGGAGAACGGTGTTCTCCTGGTGGATGAAGGGCGAGCGAACTTCGGAGCACGCTTCGCGCGCTCCGTCCTTCCGTTCGCTCCGCTCACGGGAACGGAGTGAGCGAGGGCTTCGGCGGTGCTGTGTGGTGGCGGTTGCGGAGGTGTCAGTTATCGTTCCGCGAGCGAACGGAGTGAGCGAGCGGCCTTTTTTGATCCACATTTTTTGGCCGAGCGGTCCGCGAAGCGGACCCGAGGCGAAAAAAGGTGGGGGCGCAAAGGCTTAGTCCCGAGCCGGCCAATCCTCCTGGTAGTTCATGAATGTCGAGATGCGCACCACCGATTTCCTCGATCGAGCGGTCGATTGCTACAGCGACGTCGTCGGCGTCGTCGCTCACGACGGCACCGAGTACACCTACGCGGAGTTCGCCGAGCAGGTGAACCGGGTCTCGAACGCGCTCTCGGGGATGGGTGTGGGCCAGGGCGACCGGGTGGCGCTGCTCGCGCCGAACACCCACTACTTCCTCGAAACCATGTACGGGGTGAACCAGTTGGGGGCGGTCTTCGTCCCGATGAACTACCTCCTCACTCCCTCGGACTTCGAGTACATCCTCGACGACTGCGAGGCGAGGGTCGTGATCGCCGATTACGACTACGCCGAGAAGGTCGAGGCCGTCCGTGAGTCGGTGCCCGCCGAGGGGTTCGTCGGCTATCGCGCCGACGATATCGACGGCGAGTGGACCGACTACGAGGACTGGCTCGCGGGCGCGTCGGCGGACGCGCCCGACCGGCCGGAGATCGCGGAGGACGACGACGCGAGCATCAACTACACCTCGGGGACGACCGGCGACCCGAAAGGGGTGGTCAGAACCCACCGGACCGAACACTGGCACGCCCTCGTTCTGAACCAGCACATGGAGGTCGCGGACGACGACACCTACCTCTGGACGCTGCCGATGTTCCACTGTAACGGCTGGGGGCACACCTACGCCATCACCGGGATGGGGGGCACGCACGTCTGCCAGCGCACCTTCGATCCCGAGGGGACACTTCGCCGAGTGAGGGAACACGACGTCTCCTACCTCTCGGGCGCGCCCACGGTGTTGAACCGGCTCATCGCCTACTACGACGACCACCCGGACGCCGTGACGACCGGCGAGCGCGAGGTCCGGATCTCGACCGCCGGGAGCGCGCCCGCCACCGCGACGCTCTCGACCGTCGAAGAGGAGATCGGGTGGCGCGTGATCCACCTCTACGGCCTCACCGAGACCGCCCCGATGATCACGACCTCGCACTCGCCGCGCCGGCTCGCCCAGCGCGGGCGCGACCTCAAAGTGAATCAGGGATCCGAGATGATCGCCACCGACGTCCGCGTGGTCGACGACGACGGTCGGGACGTACCGCGCGACGGCGCGACCATCGGCGAGATCGTCGTGCGCGGGAATCAGGTGATGGACCGCTACCTCAACAAGCCCGACGCCACCCACGAGGCGTTCAACGCGAAACTGCCGGGCTACTTCCACACCGGCGACCTCGCGACCATCGACGAGGACGGGATGGTGGCGATCCAGGACCGAAGCAAGGACATCATCATCTCGGGCGGCGAGAACGTCTCCTCGATCGGCGTCGAGGACGTGCTCTAC is a window from the Halococcus hamelinensis 100A6 genome containing:
- a CDS encoding long-chain-fatty-acid--CoA ligase, which gives rise to MNVEMRTTDFLDRAVDCYSDVVGVVAHDGTEYTYAEFAEQVNRVSNALSGMGVGQGDRVALLAPNTHYFLETMYGVNQLGAVFVPMNYLLTPSDFEYILDDCEARVVIADYDYAEKVEAVRESVPAEGFVGYRADDIDGEWTDYEDWLAGASADAPDRPEIAEDDDASINYTSGTTGDPKGVVRTHRTEHWHALVLNQHMEVADDDTYLWTLPMFHCNGWGHTYAITGMGGTHVCQRTFDPEGTLRRVREHDVSYLSGAPTVLNRLIAYYDDHPDAVTTGEREVRISTAGSAPATATLSTVEEEIGWRVIHLYGLTETAPMITTSHSPRRLAQRGRDLKVNQGSEMIATDVRVVDDDGRDVPRDGATIGEIVVRGNQVMDRYLNKPDATHEAFNAKLPGYFHTGDLATIDEDGMVAIQDRSKDIIISGGENVSSIGVEDVLYDHPDVAKAAVIPTPSDEWGEAVTALVVAKSGASPSAEAIREFAGEHLARYQVPKRVEFVDDLPETATGKVQKYQLRQEYWEGEERLVGQG
- a CDS encoding extracellular solute-binding protein: MTNKQTRRRFLTTAGLATGVGLAGCTRGGTSSGGNSSGNSSTTSPSSELDPAAYRDANIDWRAHEGTSINLGAVQHDWVTNVRPYVSVFEELTGIDVVWSILPEQQFRTKRLTDVSTGAGNFDLFFMDQVVNQFARAGWLENLDPYFDSDTLFDEDWYGTQDLLQVCRQAAHGAGRQPYWTGLPITVEVQTMFYREDLYDKHGLSVPKTTDQFLKNAKTIHANESDTVGVVNRGQKGYGMNIYTMDPWIREFGGQLWESYPNDSGLDTETAMKAGRFYVDTLQQYGSASAATMEWSQVVATMQQGGAGHILNDANLFWGSLSDPSSSQVADDIAIAKMPVPKGQNTSFVPGAFVWQLSTSPVAANPEAAFLFMIWATAKPTQRAMAIQGSASFPVRRSVWEADPYRQKYGQNFADVSLQSLQEAKIEPFDPQYPVWGQKYSIQLQQAIAGNKSVQSAFEKAAQQAELTAGSG
- a CDS encoding carbohydrate ABC transporter permease, translating into MATSSSDGGLKEVGRHAVLVLWTVVALFPLAWITFMSLKPPGEAITLPPDWIFLPTVYNYIQLVQDAAFVHAYANSLISVSASVVLVLLVGVPGAYVLSRYDVPKKPDVLIWILSSRMLPPVAVVIPFFVIFRTFDLYDTLIGLVFMYITINISVVVWVMKSFFDGIPESLEEAAMVDGATRSQAFRKVVLPSAVPGIISVAVISFIFAWIELLFSLVLTNNQAVTVSLQVYTFIGSRNIEYSMLAAASMAMIVPVLIFLIAANRYLASGLSFGVVLKE
- a CDS encoding LabA-like NYN domain-containing protein yields the protein MSNVHPAQRVAVLVDAQNFYHTTQSVYSRNIDYRELLEEAVDGRQLTRAIAYVIRADSPKEESFFEALAEIGFETKIKDLKTHADGSKTADWDVGMILDAVTLAPHIDTAVICTGDGDFSRLCSHLRHEGVRVEGMAFGESTSEDMVDAVDSFTDLSERVDRFLL
- a CDS encoding AGE family epimerase/isomerase; the encoded protein is MTDAAVVAEEYRPKLEAVLRENVLDFWFPRCIDEQGGFLTSYESEGEFAGNGHKQVVTQARMVWFTARLAREGYGERYEGIADHGLEFLLDEMWDEEHGGFVWEVERDGTTSKPNKHLYGQSFGLYALSEYHRATSDERAAEYAHELVDLLDEHAKDEAHGGYVEYFTPEWEPILDGRTYLDNIEPDWSPKESGDDALDASLKLMNTHLHLMEAFTTYYEVFETDRGRECLHELLDILTNTVVRKRLGACSDKYTPRWEPKLDGEDLRVVSYGHDIENVWLSMDAADALGVSKDLYTDLYETLWEYTLEYGYDDEQGGFYFYGGFDEPASFRVKAWWVQAEGLTSALRMYEHTGESRYLDVFTETYDFLDEHGIDHDVGEWHSGVTDELEPVGRKGAVYKAAYHNGRALLESIAALERL
- a CDS encoding carbohydrate ABC transporter permease, translated to MSTDTRSVGSDQGEGALGSLKGVWNDYLPVWLATPMVLVVLLITIFPGVYDLYLSLVNYTYVNPDRLGTFAGLHNFAVVFTDPTVWQSVMVTTVFVLSALVLETVLGFGLAALVNDVASGRAKSFYRVAFILPMAVAPVSLATIGQVMLQPQLGIVPYLINSYTPFAAPAFLTDVPLLTVILIDTWNWTPFMFLIFYAGLSSVPDELLEAARIDGAPMWRRYVHVVIPYLKPVLFVAILIRLIDLFRSFGLVYTLTQGGPGNATMLIGIQIFQTGFTYVDLGAASALAIVYLVVVLIICNVLIRVVGFGEVLD
- a CDS encoding ABC transporter ATP-binding protein, which codes for MARIELNGITKTFAEGSDEIVAVDDVDLTIENDEFLIMVGPSGSGKSTLLRMIAGLERQTEGEITIDGEPIGDLEPGERNIAMVFQNYALYPNMSVRGNMSFGLKMSTDLSDDEIDGRVEDAAQTMNIGHMLDSDPSQLSGGEKQRVAIGRATVRDPNAFLMDEPLSNLDAKLRAEMRTEIKRLQRELGVTTVYVTHNQTEAMTMGDRLAILNDGKLQQVGTPLECFYRPANTFVAGFVGSPSMNFFEVTLDGDRLTADSISYDVDPDATEGIDDGTELLFGVRPEDIELREEADSPDDFECVVDVVEPMGSRKYVYFTRPEDENGSDETFVAEVDGQLPVESSETWFVHVPKDTFYLFDRGSGEAVHHRRLLERTERELLSKIEGRNAETADT
- a CDS encoding PUA domain-containing protein, with the protein product MDEDETARLRTIADYQFGAGAGAALFPDADLAVRRSVSGRPQQVFDGERRLVSYNTDGRFTLGVAGGRRLLGLDAPTARVVVGEESDPFVRDGKNAFAKFVQEVDPAVRPSDEVCIVDPADDLLGVGRARLSADAMADFETGVAVKTRDGNDG